The genomic region GCACCTGGGCGAGCTTGAGCAGCACATAGGCCTCGCCGTTGTCGATCGCGGTGATCCCGGTCGCGACGAGGCCGACGACCTTGAACGCGCGCGCCGTGCCGGAGGCGGCGACCGCGGTGATGGTGTCGCCGATCCCGGCGCCGAGGCGCTCGGCAAGCCCAATGCCGAGGATGATGCCGTTGGCGGTCGCGCGCAGGTCCTCGAGCCGCCCGGCGATCATGTCCTTCTCGATGTTGCCGACGCGCCGCTCCCGCGGCGGATCGATGCCGGCGATGGTGGCGGTGACGTCGCGCGAGCCGTAGCGCAACAGCGCCGCGCCCCGCAGCCCCGGCGCGACCGCGACACCGGGGATCGTTTCGAGCTCGGCGATCAGCCCGCGCGCGTTGCGTATCCCGCGCAGCTCCTCGCGTGGCTTCACCCCGCGCACCGAGACCGCCCCGTCAGGATGCGCGAGCACGGCGGGCTGGAGCCTCGGGGCACGGTGCTCGTCCTTGATGGTGATGTGGGGGGCGACGTCGATCACCTGCGCGACGAAGTAGGTCTGGAAGCCGCGCATGAGCGAGGTGACGGCGATGAAGAACCCCACACCGAGGGCAACCCCGAGCACCGAGACGAGCGTCTGCCGACGCCTCCGTCCGAGATGCCGAAGCGCGATTGTCGCGGCCAGCATGGCCGGCCCTCAGCGTGCGGCTGCACCGCTCGGCAGCCGCACGCGGCCGCCGTCGACGAGCCTCGGAGAAGGGTCGAGAACCACGCGCTCGCCCGGGCTGAGGCCGTCGCGGATCTCGACGCGGCGCGCCCCGCGCACCCCGACCACCACCGGAACCCGGCGCACCACCTCGCCCTCGAGCACCCACACCGCCCCGCCGGCGACGGCCGCGTCCGGAACGAGCACGGCGGAGGCGGTCTCGCGGACGATGATGTTGGCCTCGACCGTCATGCCGATTCGGAGCTTCGTGTCCTCGGGCAGGGCGATCCGCACCCGGTAGACCTTCAGTCTTGGGTCGCCCGCCGGCGTGATCTCCGCGACCTCCCCCGCCATCACCTCGCCCTCGAAGGCATCGGCGCGGATCAGCACGCGCTGGCCCGGGTGAACGCGCGGGATGTCCTCCTCGTCCACCTCGGCAGTGACGCGAAGCGGCCTTGGTTCGCCGACGATGAACACGGTCGCGGTGGTGTCGACCACCTCGCCGATCTCGCCGTCGCGACGCAGCACCACCCCTGCCATCGGAGCGCGCAGAACCGTATCGGCAAGGCGATGGCGGAAGGTCTCGACCACGGCCTCCGCCGCGCGCGCCTCGCTTTCGGCGCGGTCGAGCGCCGCGCGGGCGATGATCTCGCGTGCGGCAAGCGTGCGCAGACGCAGCGCTTCCTCGCGCAGGAAGGTCGCGCGCGCTTCCGCCTCGCGGAGCTGCGCCTCGAGCACCGTCGCATCCAGCCGGGCAAGCACCGCGCCGGCTTCGACGCGCTGCCCCTCTTCGGCGAGGATCGCGACGAGACGGCCCTTCACGGCCGGGCCGATCCTTGCCCAGGACACCGGCTCGACGGTTCCGGTCGCGTAGACCGCCTCGAGTGCCGGGCCGGTGACGGCGACGGCGGTCGCGCCGACTCGAGGCGGCAGGCTCAGGGACCACCAGCCCGCCGCTGCCGCCGCGGCGAGCACGGCGAGAAGCGCAAGCCGCGTCAGGAGTTTCCGCATCGCCGCAAGCCTAGCACGGGCATCCGCGCGCGCCTTGTCCTCGGTCAATCACCACGGGGCTTCGCCGCCGCAGGCGTGCCGCGGTCGCCGCGTGACCGCCGCTTCTGCGCCGTGGAAGGGCCAAAGGCGCGAGCGTATCGTGGCGCACATGAGAGCTCGACCGGGGACAGCCATGGCCGCGCCGCGCCTGCTTGCCAAGACCGACCTCGCGGCCTTCACCCCCGTTCTCGAGGGTGGCCGTCCCGCGATCGAGCAGCATGCGCGTCTTGTCGCCCTGCTCGCCGCACGGGGGCTGCCGACCGGCCTGTTCGCCGAGCCGGTTATCACCCGCGGGCCGGATGGCGCTCCCGCCTCCGTCTCCTGGTATGGCGAAGCTGATGCCGACCCGGTTCCGCTGTCTTCGCTCTCCCCGGCGCGGCGTGCGGAGGTAGAGCGCTCCCTCAGCTTGACGCTCGCCGCGCTGCGTCCGGCGCTCGACGACCGTGATGCCGGCGGCCTGCTCCGTCGCGCTCTCCTGATCGCGGAGCCGGATTCGATCCTCGCCGTCGATGGCGGGGTGGTGCTCGCTGGCTGGGGGCTCGTGGCGAAGGGAACCGGAGAGCAGCCGGAGGCGCTGGCCGGGCGGCTTCGGGAAGGGCTCGGCCGGTACCACCCCGCTCTCGCCTCCGCAGGCCCCGGCTTCTTCACGGGCGCCCCGCTCGCCGCTCCGCCCTCTCCCGCCGCCCCGCCTGCGCCGGCGGCCGCGCCCGCGGTGCCGCGACTCGAGACCGCCACAACGGCGTCGGCTCCCCCGCCCTCTCCGCCTCACGCCGGCGCCCGCGGCGGCGGGGGCCGGCCGGCGTGGTGGTGGATGCTTCCCGCCGCGCTCGCGATCGCGCTCCTGTTCCTGCTGCTCGGCGTCTGGCTCGGCTTGCGGATGTGCACCGCCGAATTCGCCGGGCGTGAGCTCCGCGCCGGGGTGGTGGACGAGGCGGAGGCGCGGGCGATGATCGCCCGCCAGCGCGAGGCCAACGCGCGGCTCGAGCGCGAGATCGCCGCCGCGCGCGCCGCCCTGCAGGGCGAGATCTGCCGCCCCGCGGGGCCGCTCGCGCCACTCGCACCGCGCGAGGAGGGAGGGGCATCGGAGAAGGGAACGGCGCCCAAGCCCCTGCCGATGCAGGGCGGCGCGGCCGGGGCCGAGGGGGCGGAGAAGGCGCCCGAGGAGCCCGCCCCCGCGCCGGCCCCGCGCTGAGTCGGCCGGACCATGGCTGAGACGAGCCTGATCGCGACGACGGCGGCCGAGGGGCTTCGACCCCTCGCCGTCGGCGGGCAGACAGCGATCGGCGCAGTGTGGCAGATCACGGCCCATCTCCGGCGCGCGCGCGGGGCCGATCACGCCGCCCTGTTCGCCGAACCGTCGCCAGACGCCGCGCGCGGCACGATCGACTGGTACGCCCCGGGCGTCGGCGAGGCAGTGCCGCTCGCCTCGCTTCCGCCCGAGACGCGCGCCTCGGCCGAGGCAAGGCTTGCCGCGCTCTTTGCCGACATCGCCGCCGAGGCAGCCGCGCTCAAGGCATCGGCCAGGGAAGGGGACAGGCTGTTTGGCGAGCTGCTCTCGCTTGCCGTGCGCGTGCCCGACCCGTCCTTCATCCGCGTGCGCGGCACCATGCCGGTGCTCGTCGCCTGGGGGCACGAACGAGGGGGCCGCTCGGTCGGACCCGAGCTCCTCGAGAAGCCGACCGACCTCCCGCCCATCCGGCGGCCGATCATGATGCCGCCGGCACGCACGCTGCCCGCCCGCACGGCCTGGCCGTGGCTTCTGCTCGCGTCTCTGCTCGCCCTGCTGCTCCTCGCCCTGCTCCTCTTGCTCTGGCGAAACCCGTTCGGCTGGTTCGTCCTCGCCCCTCCCGCCTGCACTCTCGAACGGTCAGGCGTTGCCCTGCTCGAGCAGCAGCGCCAGGAGACCGACCGGTTCATCCACCTGCAAGAGGACCTTGCGGCGGCGCGTCGGGCACTCGGCGAGGCGCGGCTCGCCTGCCCGCCGGTCCGGCGCGAGGCCGCCCCCGCGCCAACGCCGCCGACGCCCCAGCGGAACGAGGACGCGGAGCGGGCGCGCGCTCAAGGCGGGCGCGAGGGCCACGTGCAGGTGATCCTCGCCTGGGATGATCCAAACGACCTCGACCTCGCCGTCATCTGCCCGGACGGGCAGAGGATCTATTTCGAAAATCGAAGGGCGTGTGGAGCGGAGCTTGACGTCGACATGAACGTCGAGGGAGGCCCGCGCGGGATCTCCACCCGGCCGGTCGAGAACATCACCTGGCCCGCCCAGCCCGCTCCGGGGCGATACCGGATCGAGGTCACGCACTACAGCCGAAACCCGGGCGGGCCGGTCTCATCCCCCTTCCGGGTTACGATCCGACGCCCAGGTCAGCCGGACCAGGTCCTGCGCGGAACGGTGTCGCCTGGGCAGACCGTGCGGATCGGCGAGTTCACCGTGCCGTGAAACGCCATCTGATCCATCGCGACCGGCGCGCGGCGTTCACGCCCCTCCTTCCGCCAGGCTGGGACGAGGCGCGCGCCCGCGCCGAGCTCTCGGCGCTCGCCTCGCGCACGCTCGGGCCAGCCTGGGCAGGGATGTTCCCTGCCGCCGAAGTGGAGGGCGAGATGATCGCCTGGACCGCCGAGGGCGAGAGCGTCGTCCGCTACACCGAGCTTCCGGCGGAGGAGCGGGAGCGGCTCCGCGCCTCGCTCGGGGCGGCGTTCTCGGAACTCCGCCGCGCCGCGGAGCGGGAGGGAGGCGAGTTTCCGGCTCTCGTGCGGGCCGCGCGCGAGATCCCGGCCTGGGATTTTGCCGCCGTGGTCGATGGCCTGCCGGTGGTCGCGGCATGGGGCCATGCGGCGGCGGGGGCAACGCCGCGTGGGCTGATCGCCGCGCTCGATGACGGGGTCCCCGCCACGCCGCCCTCGACCTTCCCCACCGTGCCGGTTTTGGCGACTGTGGCAGCGCTCGCCTTCCTCGGCCTCCTCGCGTGGCTCACCCTCCCCTGGTGGGGCTGGATCGCGACACCGCCGATGCCTGCCTGCCGCGCCGACCCGGCAGGCCTTGCCGCGCTGCGCGGCCTGCTCGCCGAAGAAGGCCGGGAGGCGGAGCTTGCGGCCGAGCTCGCACGGCTCCAGGGCGAGCTCGGCCTGCGCCAGGCGGAGTGCCCGATCCCCGAACTCCCACCCGAGCCGCCGCCGCAGCGCGCCGAGCGGCCGCCTCCCCCGCCTCGGCCGGAACCGCGGCCCGTGCGCCCGCCAGACGCTGAGCCCTGCGATGTCGAGACGCGCTCGGGCGGGCGTGGCGTGACGCGAACACGTCACTATCTGGGCAATCGGCCGGGGCAGGTGACGCTCACCTACAACACACGCATCGAACCCGACCAGATC from Elioraea tepida harbors:
- a CDS encoding ABC transporter permease, which translates into the protein MLAATIALRHLGRRRRQTLVSVLGVALGVGFFIAVTSLMRGFQTYFVAQVIDVAPHITIKDEHRAPRLQPAVLAHPDGAVSVRGVKPREELRGIRNARGLIAELETIPGVAVAPGLRGAALLRYGSRDVTATIAGIDPPRERRVGNIEKDMIAGRLEDLRATANGIILGIGLAERLGAGIGDTITAVAASGTARAFKVVGLVATGITAIDNGEAYVLLKLAQVLQNRPNVINAIRLRLDDVRGAEPLARRIEAAHGWRTESWEEANRNVLSLFVIQNAIMFSVVGAILLVAAFGIYSIISTVVHEKARDIAILKSLGFTEGDILRIFTIEGVLVGAAGAVLGALVGEGLIFGLSQVRFEEAGGVIRGTGGFILARELWPYLAGGGFALLAAAVAALVPARRAASLNPVEIVRGAA
- a CDS encoding efflux RND transporter periplasmic adaptor subunit codes for the protein MRKLLTRLALLAVLAAAAAAGWWSLSLPPRVGATAVAVTGPALEAVYATGTVEPVSWARIGPAVKGRLVAILAEEGQRVEAGAVLARLDATVLEAQLREAEARATFLREEALRLRTLAAREIIARAALDRAESEARAAEAVVETFRHRLADTVLRAPMAGVVLRRDGEIGEVVDTTATVFIVGEPRPLRVTAEVDEEDIPRVHPGQRVLIRADAFEGEVMAGEVAEITPAGDPRLKVYRVRIALPEDTKLRIGMTVEANIIVRETASAVLVPDAAVAGGAVWVLEGEVVRRVPVVVGVRGARRVEIRDGLSPGERVVLDPSPRLVDGGRVRLPSGAAAR